The following coding sequences lie in one Stigmatopora argus isolate UIUO_Sarg chromosome 5, RoL_Sarg_1.0, whole genome shotgun sequence genomic window:
- the rab3c gene encoding ras-related protein Rab-3C isoform X1, producing the protein MDLYGKMAATQDAKGKGEGGDQNFDYMFKLLIIGNSSVGKTSFLFRYADDAFTSAFVSTVGIDFKVKTVYKNDKRIKLQIWDTAGQERYRTITTAYYRGAMGFILMYDITNEESFGAVQDWSTQIKTYSWDNAQVVLAANKCDMEEERVVSVDSGRLLAEQLGFEFFETSAKDNINVKQTFERLVDLICDKMSDSLDGDPAVTAGAPTAKLTDSAPPPQQPSCNC; encoded by the exons ATGGACTTGTACGGGAAG ATGGCTGCCACTCAGGATGCGAAAGGGAAGGGGGAGGGCGGTGACCAAAACTTCGACTACATGTTCAAGCTGTTGATCATCGGCAACAGCAGCGTGGGAAAGACGTCCTTCTTGTTCCGCTACGCCGATGATGCCTTCACTTCGGCCTTTGTCAGCACCGTAGGCATCGACTTTAAAGTGAAGACGGTGTACAAAAACGACAAGAGGATCAAGCTGCAGATTTGG gACACAGCTGGCCAGGAGCGTTACAGAACCATCACTACTGCCTACTACCGCGGTGCCATGGGCTTCATTCTCATGTATGACATCACTAATGAGGAATCATTTGGCGCTGTACAAGACTG GTCTACCCAGATAAAAACATATTCATGGGATAATGCACAAGTGGTGTTGGCTGCTAATAAGTGTGATATGGAAGAGGAACGAGTGGTGTCGGTGGATAGCGGCAGGCTGTTGGCGGAACAGCTGG GCTTTGAGTTCTTCGAGACGAGCGCCAAGGACAACATCAATGTCAAGCAGACCTTTGAGCGTCTCGTCGACCTCATTTGTGACAAAATGTCCGATAGCTTGGACGGCGACCCGGCCGTCACCGCGGGAGCGCCCACCGCCAAACTGACTGACAGTGCTCCGCCCCCCCAGCAGCCCAGCTGCAATTGTTAG
- the rab3c gene encoding ras-related protein Rab-3C isoform X2 — MAATQDAKGKGEGGDQNFDYMFKLLIIGNSSVGKTSFLFRYADDAFTSAFVSTVGIDFKVKTVYKNDKRIKLQIWDTAGQERYRTITTAYYRGAMGFILMYDITNEESFGAVQDWSTQIKTYSWDNAQVVLAANKCDMEEERVVSVDSGRLLAEQLGFEFFETSAKDNINVKQTFERLVDLICDKMSDSLDGDPAVTAGAPTAKLTDSAPPPQQPSCNC; from the exons ATGGCTGCCACTCAGGATGCGAAAGGGAAGGGGGAGGGCGGTGACCAAAACTTCGACTACATGTTCAAGCTGTTGATCATCGGCAACAGCAGCGTGGGAAAGACGTCCTTCTTGTTCCGCTACGCCGATGATGCCTTCACTTCGGCCTTTGTCAGCACCGTAGGCATCGACTTTAAAGTGAAGACGGTGTACAAAAACGACAAGAGGATCAAGCTGCAGATTTGG gACACAGCTGGCCAGGAGCGTTACAGAACCATCACTACTGCCTACTACCGCGGTGCCATGGGCTTCATTCTCATGTATGACATCACTAATGAGGAATCATTTGGCGCTGTACAAGACTG GTCTACCCAGATAAAAACATATTCATGGGATAATGCACAAGTGGTGTTGGCTGCTAATAAGTGTGATATGGAAGAGGAACGAGTGGTGTCGGTGGATAGCGGCAGGCTGTTGGCGGAACAGCTGG GCTTTGAGTTCTTCGAGACGAGCGCCAAGGACAACATCAATGTCAAGCAGACCTTTGAGCGTCTCGTCGACCTCATTTGTGACAAAATGTCCGATAGCTTGGACGGCGACCCGGCCGTCACCGCGGGAGCGCCCACCGCCAAACTGACTGACAGTGCTCCGCCCCCCCAGCAGCCCAGCTGCAATTGTTAG